The nucleotide window ACCAAGCTGTATACCTATAGTGATAAAGACTTCAACACGATCGGTCAGATCTGGAAAGGAACTCACCCCGAAGATGGACAACCTTTGGAAGTCATTCAAGGGATACCTGAAGGATTCCCGATTCCGGAATCTCCAGCAGTGGAGGAAGAATTTGCACCAGGCATCTCTCAGGAAGAATTCAAAGAAATTGCTCGCCGTCTGAAGATGGCAGGGAATATTGTGGATTAATTCAGCAAAGTAACAAAATAAGCCCAACCTTCAAAGGTTTGGGCTTATTACAGTTGTAACAAGATTTCAATATTTCACTTTGCTACAATATACCGAAACAATCATCTGAAAACTCACCATTAATCTTATATTCAATTAAATATCGTTATCCGAATGTTTCTTAATCATCTCCAAGAGCTCTTCTTCACTATTCAAACGTATAGAATCCGTATATTCCCATATAAAATAAGGAGCTAGGTCTTTGGCTATTTCTTCCCAAGTCTCCCCCTGATGCTGCATCAGAATTTGCTGAATGGTTTCCGTAATCAATTCAAAATCTAACTTATTAACAATAAAATGCCTCATACCCAAGACTACGTTAATCTCGTTTTTCAGTTCTCTTTCTAATGCTTTCGGAGTTATGATTGTAAAATCAAAATTATCCTCACCTTCAGAATCTTCCGTTCCAATACAGGCTGTACCTGACAAGTAAAAATCGTCTCCGATATCTTCAGTCTCCGTGAATTGTAACTTGCCATGAATATTCGGATTTCCAGTAATAATAAGATCTTTTAAGATCGGCTTAATCACGTTTTACACCTCTTAGGTATCTAGTTCTTCCATTAATCGCTATTTTTCTTGTTTCGGTGCTTCATAGCATATTCCATTTTCTTAGAACGCTAATTACCAATTTCTATGTATCCAAACTTCCATATCCACCTATCTCTCGTTGGTCTCCCTTCATCTTTTCCAAAAGCTCCAAGATAACCTCATCCAACTCCTCTAGTATCTCATCATGTGTAGGAGACTCCAGTATTCTTACCAAATCCGTCTGTAGCATATTTAGATGTGATACAGGCAATCGATCAATCAAACCGACCAAAACAAAATATTCCCACGTAGAATCATGTGTTTGCAATACATCCTTAATATGAGGAATTAAGTCTTCGCCCAGTCTCAATAGCAGATCCTCTATCGGCTTAGAGATAGGCCAATTCCCGTCTTGCAACCACTCCATAAGCATTGGGATGATAACTTTTAATTCGACATCACTAAATTCACTTAACTTGCGCACCGCTTCAAAATCAGACTTATCGCGGGGAAAATACTCCCTAATCTCCATTTAAATCCCCTCTCCCATCCCATATAAATACTTTTGTTCTCTTCTATTACTCGACTGACTCTACATCCTCTACTCTGATATCAATCTCATCTTGATTCTCTGTCGTTGACATCGCATCTTTCATGCGAATAGTCCACATTCCTGCATCCTGATAAAATTGTACATCTTCAATCACGGGAATACGTACCTTTTCTCCATCTGGTGAGTATAATGCACCCCGAATTGCGTCCGCCTCACTTAGATGAGCACCATCTGGAGTATTTGGACAAGATACCGCTATCGTTTCTGCTCTGGCCTGCCCAGGATAGGGTTCGTTTTCCGGGCCTCCATCCGTCCAGATTTCAACATAGGAGCCGATCTGCTGATCAGGCGCGTTGGAGAACCATTTTGCCGGATAATACCGACTGTCTCCCCCATTGGAACTGTAATCTTGAAATGCGGGATCAACAACAAGAATAGAATCGTCTTTGCGTTCAACCACATAACCAGTGAAACCTCTATCATCTGGTACATCCGTTGTAGTCTGCGCCGACTTACATGCATTTTGTTCCGCACATCCCGTAAGACATCCTAGCAA belongs to Paenibacillus sp. FSL H8-0079 and includes:
- a CDS encoding Imm8 family immunity protein gives rise to the protein MIKPILKDLIITGNPNIHGKLQFTETEDIGDDFYLSGTACIGTEDSEGEDNFDFTIITPKALERELKNEINVVLGMRHFIVNKLDFELITETIQQILMQHQGETWEEIAKDLAPYFIWEYTDSIRLNSEEELLEMIKKHSDNDI
- a CDS encoding DUF5071 domain-containing protein, whose translation is MEIREYFPRDKSDFEAVRKLSEFSDVELKVIIPMLMEWLQDGNWPISKPIEDLLLRLGEDLIPHIKDVLQTHDSTWEYFVLVGLIDRLPVSHLNMLQTDLVRILESPTHDEILEELDEVILELLEKMKGDQREIGGYGSLDT
- a CDS encoding DUF3221 domain-containing protein yields the protein MSNLRTAFISISILLGCLTGCAEQNACKSAQTTTDVPDDRGFTGYVVERKDDSILVVDPAFQDYSSNGGDSRYYPAKWFSNAPDQQIGSYVEIWTDGGPENEPYPGQARAETIAVSCPNTPDGAHLSEADAIRGALYSPDGEKVRIPVIEDVQFYQDAGMWTIRMKDAMSTTENQDEIDIRVEDVESVE